Part of the Anopheles gambiae chromosome 3, idAnoGambNW_F1_1, whole genome shotgun sequence genome is shown below.
CTGATCTGTGTTCTTCTATGCTCGATGTTGATagcaaaaaagagcaaaaactgAACCCCTCTCGCAACcgcattttttcgatcgaaacgaTTCGCTACTAATTAAACTAATTATTTACAGTGTGAAAATGGGCCCTTCCTTGCTTAcgtgaaaaatgaaagctAATCATTAAAGCGGTTAATTGTAGAGAGGTATAGACGAAGCGATAAACGCCAAGTATAGGCAAACAACCGGCTTCTTTTACAAATCGTGCTGTCTTCGCACATTCTCGGCGAAGGTGGGGTGTGGGGAAGTAAAAAGTTTTACCATTGTCGTACgatcaacaaaaaagcgaaacactGAAAGCGATGCAGCTTCGCGCCGTGAAACGTCTTCATCCCAAAACACGAACTTCCGAGATTAATTGTTAGTCATCCGAACCGATAATTAATAGGTTGCCAAGGGCCACTGGTAGAGAAACTGGTTGGATATGAAAGAGAGTTCCTTGCGTTTGAACATACTTCAGTTGCAACTTTTTGGAATTAAAACTTTTAACTAACTTGTTACAACTTATAAAAGCGTTGGAGCACTTTTTTAGCCTTGATGTTGTTTCACATTAATTGCAGTGCATCATAAACTTTTAGGGTAGTTCCGAAGCCATAAAAGCCGGAAATTATAGGAAAAATAAAGCGCTGCAAGGCCGGGCGCATCCTATCGCTTGCACGAACTAACGCATTTACCTCTAATTTTTATGGCACTGCAAGGATAAAAAGAATCAATTAATATCATTAACTCAACCCACGCAATACAGAGGCTCGAAAAGCCAAAGCACACAGCCCGGCCAAAGCATAAAAGAAAATTCCTAAGTACCCCATAGCACACCGCCGGGGTGGTGGTGTACGTGACGGGAATGGTGATTTGTGTACCTGCTGATCGTGACAAATTTCAAAATGCACTTGTCTTTGAATGCCACCTAGTACTACGGAGAGTGGGGAGAGTGCACATCAAATTACGCGCcctttttaatgcaaaacggGGAGTTCTAACGTATCGAGGGGGAAGGACTGGCAGCTAGGGGGACCGCCGGTTCGGTGCATGAAGCTGCAGCATAATGCGCGTACGCCTTCGGAATACATTCATGCGCGACCGCGTGGTGAAATGagggtgtgttttgtttgttgttcgtTTGGTTCGAAAAATTCCAGTTTGAAAATCGGTTGACATTTCTTTTTATCATCGAACCCTGATCGCTCTCTAGCTAGAGTACGGCTcggatttaaaaaaaggtcCAATAATTGGTAACAAAATCAAGCAGCTATTTCTTTGACTCGCACTTTAACGACCAAAACCCCTCCGCCGCCCGGCCAACTTCGTAATGAACTCGCGCGCGGCTACACGGTGTTCTGTCTTTGATTCGTGGTGCTTCGTGGgggagatgatgatgatgatgatcatgatgatcaTGTGGCGGGATCGTACGCATGTTTGGTATTTTAATGATCCGTAGCGGCGTGAGGAAACAGTGGGAGTAgggagtgtgagtgtgcagtCAAGCTTCCTGTCCGGTTTTTGAAGTGGCTACATGTTTGGACTTTAGATCGTGATACAccttaacacacacacccctagACGGGTTATCGATTTCAAGCTTCTTCCAGCCGACAATTTGAGCATCTGAAATGAGCCTTTCTTGAAATGGGGTGTGGAAGAAGCCACACAGAGAGttagaaaaaaacattaacctATACATTGTAAGGAAAACATGAAGGTATGTTCCAAATGACAGCAATAAGTTCACGTTAATGTGATTAGCCTAAATCATCATACTCtaagaagcaaaagagaaacTTCATCTTGCTGATTCCTCATTATCATCTGCCCCCCGACACGTGTAGGCCTTTGAGCCGTACCACCTTCCAAAATTGagtacacaaaacaaagagaaacttaaatgcacacatcgcaCACACGGTTAGGAGGACACTTTCATTGCGACAATTTCGAGGCTTCATGCTATCTTCCCTTTCGATGGAAAATGAGCGCAACCAGCCAAACAAATGCTGTGGCCATGCAAAGCAAAGTCTGTAAAACGAGGCTAATGTTGTCGCAACAGGCGAAAGTGAAGAGGTTTATCGTTGTGTTGAGTTTGTCTCTTCTCCTGCAACGTACCGGTCCACAGGCTTTAGCAAATAGAGGATTTACGCGCACAAAGCTTGAACGATTTCTATCAAGCCTAAAGCTTAAATTTGATATACCTGCATAAAACACAACGGAAATGCTATCAAATTGCTACAAACAGGATTAAACTCTTTTCTTCCTTGTCTCGTCATGTTCATCCTAGCATTCCCTACCAGCAGGAATTTGCGCAATGCAATTTCCCTGTAGTCCAATTAAAGCTGCAATACGGTGGTGTCGaattgcaatatttttagCAGGATATGCTTCCACCGTAGATTTTGCCGGAACCTTCCCGAGACCAATTTTCGAAGCGATTTTGACAACGTGCGCTTCCTTCGATCAAACATCTTgccgcacactcacacatgtgCAAGGAACAACACTTGTACACGTCGCTACGCAACATACGGGAAGAGGCATATTGTGGATTTCAGTGATTCCTTCCGTGAAAAAATGGTTATTATTTGACATTCAAGAAATAATTTGTAATTTGTAATGATTTTATGTGTACATTATtgtattacaaaaataaacataattaaGAAAAATGGTTTTTGTATAATAATTACACATTAAGACACAAAGTGGATGGAAAGGATAATTCACTTACCTCTAGAAAAGCTGTCGCTGAGCCTTACTCTTCCTTACTGCACACCTGGTTCCACCACAAATTCTTCACTCGCGCCGAATTTGTTCGCAACcgtacaacacaacacacaagcgCTATCGATTTGCTTCACCAGTTCAGAACTGCACAAGATCCGCGTTTTCGGCAACTCGCACGAACATTAGCGCTCGACACGCTCCGTTTGTTTGGTTGGGCTTGCCTCTGCttgcttcaccagagcacctTTGCCTTCTTATCGCTCTTGTTCTTTTTGCTGTTCTTCACGCGGTAGATTGATAGCTACGGGCTAGGAGAGTTCGCGCACAGCAAAACCCCTTGCCAACCGTACTTTCCAGAACGATCAGGAACAATCTTGTTCCGGTCGAGCGACTCACGTGGATGCAGCAAAGGATACACCAGCTGGAAATGCAGAAAGATCGATCCTTTTTCGATGTCTACTTTGAGCGGGTCTTTTCAGCGCATTTCCAAGTCCTTTTGTTTATGCCGGCTAGTTCGCACACCAGAAGCGACGGTTGAACAACGGTCAAAATTTAAACTTATGCAGaggttttatttcgtttttagCTTTACATTTATGATATATTTAGCTATTTGAGAGAGTAAAATTTGGAATCATAATTAAATGAACTATTAATTGGGCTATCAGTTTCAAAAGCTTGTATTTTTCATCTTTTGattgaacaaaattcaatttgtcactgcatatgtttttttgtcaCGCACTGTATACGTCTATACATGCAGGTTGAAGATTTCAACGGAGATTTTTGCTATATTAGTGGATGTTTTTGATAGATTTcaacaatatttaaaatatttccaaCCTATTTAAGATATTTCCAAAATATTTAACACTATCAACCtgataaaaaatgtttaaaatgtaataaaaagtaAGATAAAGCTTTCACAAATAAATATACATTCCTACCCCTCGTAAAGACCGGCATTCCAGtagttttctcaattttacCCCACAAACTTGCGGTTGAAGCCTTTGCAACACTTTTGCACACATTCCGCCCgaacaaaaatctaaaaaaaatcgcCCTTTTCATCAAAACGTTTAGTTTATTTCTCTGCCCTCAGCTACAGCTGACATTGCGGAGTACGTCAAGCCGCTGATAATTTGTTTACCTTCGTCGCTGCCAGAAGAATTATTACACAACCCACAAAGGGCCCGTGTTTTTCGTCGGTGTGCATCGTCGCTGCAGTTTAAAGGCCGCACGGTATTTCACTTGCATCGCATCTCCCCGCCCGCAAAGCGCAGCTACCAGGATGCCGGAAGCCAACCTGCCGATCGTGAACACGCTGCGCCTGCGGCCACTGACGAAGGAAAACATCCTCTACTACTACTTTCCGCTGAAGGGCATGCTCAGCTATGCGGCACTGTCCGTCAACGTAATGAACCCTTCGATTGCGATCAAGTAAGCCACAATTGCAGCACAATCTTCTCCCCCTTGTGGTTTGTGTGATCCTTTTAACGCGCTCGTTCTGGTTTTTCTTCCACAGACTGCTACCAAAGCGTGACGTGACCAACTTCCTGTTGCTCCACACCGTCCTCGGCACGACGCTGTTCATGTACAGCCGGCCGCACCTGAAGGCGGTGCCATCGAACAAACGGGTGGCGTACAGCATTTGTGGCTCGGTGCTGTTCAGCTTCGGCTCGGTGCTGGTGTGGGCCGTCATCCGGTCGGCCGTGCCGCGCAACCAGGGCCTTGCCACCGTGCTCGGCCTGTCGTCCGGTCTGCTGATGGCCAAGCTGGGCTACGACTACATGGACAACAACGACAGTCTAGCGGTAGCGAAGAAGAACTAAGCCACGGGAAGGGTTTCGTTTAATTTCACCCCGCCCCCAACAACTATTGAGTCATTTACATCGCAGACCCTTTGCCATTGCCGGGCAGGAGAAGGAAGACTGCAATCGGAGCAATCGGAAAATGTGGCAGCAATTGTGCGCTGCGGTTTGATTTAGTTGAAACATTCGGCAAAATACACCAAGATTGTTGCTATTTCTATTACCTTACAAGCGAGAGGGAGCGTTATTAGTTTTACGTGGATTGAGAATGAAAGTGCATTCATGTTGGTGGgctatttttgcatttttggttTTCCTATTTCCGTCATGGCGCGATGGCGAAGAAAagggacaaaacaaaaacccacgaGAAAGTACGCAGCCAAACGAGCAATcgcgagctgtcaaatgtacaaagaagaagaagaagacagcGGGAAGTAAAAGCAGAAGCAGCGGATTGTAAACAAAGCATTCTCAAAGGGGAATCGCAATTTTGTCGCAACTTTTGCCctaaaaacgcttcaaaatgGGTAAAAAACAGCATCAGAAGGATAAAATGTAAGTGGAATATCATTTTTACACGTGTTTTCGGTGTTAAAACAAATTGCTGTTCTTGTAGGTACCTCACGTACACCGAGTGGTCCGAGTTTTATGGCGGCCACAAACCAGACTCGGTGGAGAATGAGCAGATCAAGTTTAAGCGACTGCCGTTCGACCACTGCTGCCTCTCGATGGTGCCGTTCGAGCATCCGTACTGCGACAAAGACGGGAACGTGTTTGAGCTGGCGGCGATTGTAGAGTTTTTGAAGCGGTTCAAGGTCAATCCCGTTACTGGCAGCCCGCTGGATGGCAAATCGCTGATCAAGCTAAACTTTACCAAAAACCACGAAGGACAGTACCACTGCCCGACGCTGTTTAAACCGTTCACCAAAAACTCCCACATCGTGGCGAACGGTAAGACGGGTAACGTGTTCTCGTGGGAAGCGATCGAGCAGCTCAACGTGAAGGCCAAAAACTGGAAGGATCTGGTGGACGATACGCCGTTTCTGCGCAAGGATCTGATCACCATCCAGGATCCGGGCAATCTGGACAAGTTCAACATTACCACCTTCCACCACATCAAGAAGAACCTGCGCGTCCTCACGGAGGAAGAGCTGGCCGAGCGTAAGGATCCACAGGGCCGGCTGAAAACAATCTCCGCCGAAACGAAGGACATTCTGACGCAGCTGGAAAAGGACTACAAAGCACCGGAAGAGCAGCAGGAAGAGCGGCAGGTTGCGGACAAGTTCAATGCAGCTCACTACTCAACCGGGGCCGTGGCGGCTTCCTTTACCTCTACTGCGATGGTGCCGGTGTCGAACCACGAGGCAGCAATAATCGACGATGACATTGTACGCTACGAGCGGGTCAAGAAGAAGGGCTACGTCCGGCTGCTGACCAACTTTGGTGCCCTAAACCTCGAACTGTACTGTGAGCAGGTGCCGAAGACGTGCGAAAACTTCCTCAAGCACTGCCAAAGCGGCTACTACAACGGGTGTCTGTTTCACCGGTCGATCCGCAACTTTATGATCCAGGGCGGTGATCCTACCGGGGTCGGGAATGGAGGCACGTCCGCGTGGGGCAAAAAGTTTGCGGAcgaaatcaaaccaaacctaTCGCACGCTGGAAGAGGCATACTGTCGATGGCCAACTCGGGACCAAACACGAACGGATCACAATTGTAAGTAGAGGGAAAGTCGTTAAAAGtagttaaattaatttgcttTCCATTTGAATGTCTTTCTCAGCTTCATTACCTATCGATCGTGCAAACATCTGGACGGAAAGCACACGATATTCGGCAAGCTGGTCGGAGGGCTGGAAGTGCTCACAGAGATGGAACGCGTGGAAGTGGACAATCGAGACCGTCCCATCGAGAGCATCTTCATCCAGCGGGCGCAAGTGTTTGTCGATCCGTTCCAGGAGGTGGACGAACAGCTTGCCAAGGAGCGGGCGGAAGAGCTGGAGCGCATACAGCGGGAGGCGGAAGCGAAGCGTGACAAAACGGCAGGCAAAAAGTCCTCCCAACCGCTGAAGGTATTCCGGTCCGGTGTGGGCAAGTATCTCGATACGAGCGTGACCAAAGTGCTGCCGGCACAGGCGTCAGGGGAAACTCCCGGCACGAGTGGCACGACCAACGATGCATTGAAAGCGAAGAAACGTAAAGTAGCAAGTGGTGATGGTTTCGGTAATTTTAGCTCGTGGTAATTTTAGAACaaataaattgtaaaacattAAGCGTTTATTAAAGACTACCCGCCATTTGGTTTAGCTACTCTTGTCCGACTCGTCACCAAATTCACGCTCTTTCCAAGCCTTTTTCTTTGCCTGCAGCTTTTGCTTGCGTCTTGCCGTTTCCGTCTGCTTCTTGGCTTCGATCCGCTGGAGTTGCGCCTCCACCGACTGATCGCCATTGTACAGTTGGTCCAGCTTGCCGATCAGCATCTTGCGCGCTTCGCGACGATTCTCAAACAGCGACCGCGTTGTGTGGCACTGCACGACGATCCCGGTCGGTTTGT
Proteins encoded:
- the LOC133393916 gene encoding RING-type E3 ubiquitin-protein ligase PPIL2 translates to MGKKQHQKDKMYLTYTEWSEFYGGHKPDSVENEQIKFKRLPFDHCCLSMVPFEHPYCDKDGNVFELAAIVEFLKRFKVNPVTGSPLDGKSLIKLNFTKNHEGQYHCPTLFKPFTKNSHIVANGKTGNVFSWEAIEQLNVKAKNWKDLVDDTPFLRKDLITIQDPGNLDKFNITTFHHIKKNLRVLTEEELAERKDPQGRLKTISAETKDILTQLEKDYKAPEEQQEERQVADKFNAAHYSTGAVAASFTSTAMVPVSNHEAAIIDDDIVRYERVKKKGYVRLLTNFGALNLELYCEQVPKTCENFLKHCQSGYYNGCLFHRSIRNFMIQGGDPTGVGNGGTSAWGKKFADEIKPNLSHAGRGILSMANSGPNTNGSQFFITYRSCKHLDGKHTIFGKLVGGLEVLTEMERVEVDNRDRPIESIFIQRAQVFVDPFQEVDEQLAKERAEELERIQREAEAKRDKTAGKKSSQPLKVFRSGVGKYLDTSVTKVLPAQASGETPGTSGTTNDALKAKKRKVASGDGFGNFSSW
- the LOC133390941 gene encoding mitochondrial translation release factor in rescue, which codes for MLGLLRCVALESTAQWKALSASPWRRCLSKAIDHSRVPVLRDEDLEESFVRGSGPGGQAVAKTNNKVVLTHKPTGIVVQCHTTRSLFENRREARKMLIGKLDQLYNGDQSVEAQLQRIEAKKQTETARRKQKLQAKKKAWKEREFGDESDKSS
- the LOC1269135 gene encoding uncharacterized protein LOC1269135 — translated: MPEANLPIVNTLRLRPLTKENILYYYFPLKGMLSYAALSVNVMNPSIAIKLLPKRDVTNFLLLHTVLGTTLFMYSRPHLKAVPSNKRVAYSICGSVLFSFGSVLVWAVIRSAVPRNQGLATVLGLSSGLLMAKLGYDYMDNNDSLAVAKKN